The following coding sequences lie in one Bacteroidota bacterium genomic window:
- a CDS encoding glycosyltransferase, producing the protein MTDPLGQSQVIPYLIGLSKAGYEITLLSCEKKEKYKEQGTYIQLLLNSNNIQWEHVFFTSSPPILAKFYDLNKLKQKASKLHRKKQFSLVHCRSYVAGDIGYYLKKKFSIKFLFDIRGFWVDERVDGGLWNLNNPIYKLAYKTYKKKEAKYIAAADTIVSLTENGKLEMQKWPSYNSSPIDVIPCCADYDLFTLQTEEDKVAARIKLGFNTADFVLSYLGSIGTWYMLDEMLDFFKVLKMQYVGAKFLFVSNGEEETIRSRAHKKGISLNDIKIVNAKRNEVPKLVKASTLSLSFIKPAYSKKSSSPTKLGELLAMGIPVICNTKIGDVDGIVTYTNGGLLISDFNENEYQRAVGNLKQFLETHLPGETRKLSKHYYDLNEGVEKYKKIYQRLLN; encoded by the coding sequence ATGACTGACCCACTTGGGCAGTCGCAAGTTATCCCATACCTTATTGGTTTAAGCAAGGCCGGCTATGAAATCACCTTGCTGAGCTGCGAAAAAAAAGAGAAGTACAAGGAGCAAGGAACCTATATCCAGTTGTTGTTGAATAGCAACAATATCCAATGGGAACATGTTTTTTTTACTTCTTCACCACCTATTTTGGCTAAATTTTATGATTTAAATAAGCTGAAACAAAAGGCTTCAAAACTCCATCGTAAAAAACAATTTTCATTGGTGCATTGCAGAAGTTATGTGGCAGGTGATATCGGTTATTATTTGAAAAAAAAGTTCAGTATCAAATTTCTATTTGATATCCGCGGATTTTGGGTAGATGAACGTGTCGATGGAGGATTGTGGAATTTGAATAATCCAATTTATAAGTTGGCCTACAAAACCTATAAGAAAAAGGAAGCAAAATACATTGCTGCAGCTGATACCATCGTTTCCTTAACGGAGAACGGGAAACTGGAAATGCAAAAATGGCCATCTTACAATAGCTCGCCAATTGATGTGATTCCTTGTTGTGCCGATTATGATTTGTTTACATTACAAACAGAAGAAGATAAAGTAGCAGCGCGTATAAAGCTAGGATTTAATACAGCTGATTTTGTTTTAAGTTATTTGGGTTCTATCGGGACATGGTATATGTTGGATGAAATGCTCGACTTTTTTAAAGTGCTGAAAATGCAGTATGTCGGAGCTAAATTTTTATTTGTAAGTAATGGTGAAGAAGAAACCATTCGTTCGCGAGCGCATAAGAAAGGAATTTCACTTAACGATATTAAAATTGTGAATGCGAAGCGGAATGAAGTTCCAAAATTGGTTAAGGCATCCACCTTAAGTTTATCCTTTATCAAGCCTGCCTATTCTAAAAAATCAAGCTCGCCAACTAAATTGGGCGAATTGCTTGCAATGGGAATTCCTGTAATTTGCAATACCAAAATTGGAGATGTAGATGGGATTGTGACATATACAAACGGTGGGCTGTTGATTAGTGATTTTAATGAAAATGAATATCAACGTGCTGTAGGAAATTTAAAACAGTTTTTAGAAACACATCTTCCTGGAGAAACGAGAAAATTATCAAAACACTATTATGATTTGAATGAAGGAGTTGAAAAGTATAAAAAAATATACCAACGTTTATTAAATTAG
- a CDS encoding DUF1295 domain-containing protein: MNPFIQLPLVSFAVLSLLMIIIWVWAYRIKNAGIVDIFWAFNFLIIAIVVWLLAEGFETRKLIVTVLASIWSIRLGIYLLIRVGSHLNEEEGRYKQLRAEWAPHENLKFFIFFQMQALSNVFLAIPFFIIAVNTSPEISILEYIGAGMWLLAIIGEGLSDWQLKQFKKNPANKGKVCEAGFWNYSRHPNYFFQLMIWISVLIFALPSPYGWIAIVCPLVIGLLIFKVTGIPMTEEQSIRSKGELYKKYQRTTSVFIPLPKKMDKV; this comes from the coding sequence ATGAATCCCTTCATCCAACTTCCTTTAGTATCATTCGCAGTTCTTTCCCTCTTAATGATTATTATTTGGGTGTGGGCGTATCGAATCAAAAATGCCGGTATTGTGGATATTTTCTGGGCATTTAATTTTCTAATTATTGCCATAGTCGTTTGGCTCTTAGCAGAAGGATTTGAAACACGTAAATTAATCGTCACTGTTTTAGCAAGTATTTGGAGTATTCGATTAGGAATTTACTTACTCATTCGAGTTGGTTCTCATCTGAATGAAGAAGAAGGACGTTACAAACAATTACGTGCAGAATGGGCGCCACATGAAAATTTAAAGTTTTTTATTTTCTTCCAGATGCAAGCCCTATCGAATGTATTTTTAGCCATTCCATTCTTTATTATCGCAGTAAACACCTCTCCCGAAATTTCAATTCTCGAGTATATCGGTGCCGGGATGTGGTTACTAGCAATCATTGGTGAAGGATTATCGGATTGGCAACTGAAACAATTCAAAAAAAATCCCGCAAACAAAGGCAAAGTATGCGAAGCAGGTTTCTGGAATTATTCGCGTCACCCGAATTATTTTTTTCAATTGATGATCTGGATTTCTGTTCTCATTTTTGCGCTTCCAAGTCCATACGGATGGATAGCAATTGTTTGTCCGCTTGTTATCGGATTGTTAATTTTTAAAGTAACCGGAATTCCAATGACGGAAGAACAATCTATTCGGTCGAAGGGAGAATTGTACAAAAAATATCAGCGAACAACCAGCGTTTTTATTCCATTGCCAAAAAAAATGGATAAAGTGTAA
- a CDS encoding cation:proton antiporter has translation MIKLAHNELIVLLLSISTMLIVSRIFAELGKRMKLPVVMGELIVGIVLGPTILGMLYPDIFNYLFPRTGNIPIALDGIFSLSVIMLLFVAGMEVQLSLVLKQGKVAVYTSVFSMIIPFFTGFAVAWFFPEVFSISNEPAPKLLFSIFFGTALSISALPVIARILMDMNLFKTNIGMVIIASAMFNDLLGWLIFSFVLSLTNTNAGEQLSLWYTIAYIIGFGLFMLTIGKRIIDKTLPWMQTKLSWPGGVLSISLGICLLSAAFTEAINIHAILGAFIAGIAFGDSVHLREQAREIIHQFVTNFFAPLFFVSIGLKVNFIENFDLPIVLIVLVLAFVGKVVGATLGARLGGMSKNHSLAVGFGMNARGAMEIILGTLALNAGLISKPIFVALVIMALVTSLTSGPLMKKFID, from the coding sequence ATGATTAAACTAGCACATAACGAATTAATTGTACTGTTGTTGTCTATTAGCACAATGCTGATTGTATCTCGCATTTTTGCTGAGTTAGGTAAACGCATGAAATTGCCTGTCGTTATGGGTGAACTGATTGTTGGTATTGTTCTTGGTCCAACGATTTTAGGGATGCTCTATCCAGATATTTTTAATTACCTCTTTCCTCGCACAGGAAATATACCGATAGCATTGGATGGTATTTTTAGTCTTTCAGTAATTATGTTGCTTTTTGTTGCTGGTATGGAAGTGCAATTGTCGCTGGTGTTAAAACAAGGGAAAGTTGCTGTTTATACCAGTGTGTTTAGCATGATAATTCCATTTTTTACAGGATTTGCCGTTGCTTGGTTTTTTCCTGAAGTATTTTCGATTAGTAATGAACCTGCTCCTAAATTGCTCTTTTCTATATTTTTCGGCACTGCATTATCCATCTCTGCCTTGCCTGTAATTGCTCGTATTCTAATGGATATGAATTTGTTTAAAACAAACATCGGAATGGTAATCATTGCTTCTGCTATGTTTAATGATTTGTTGGGATGGCTAATTTTTTCATTTGTATTAAGTTTGACCAATACTAATGCTGGTGAGCAGTTAAGCTTGTGGTATACCATTGCGTATATCATTGGATTTGGGTTGTTTATGCTTACAATTGGCAAACGAATCATTGATAAAACATTGCCTTGGATGCAAACAAAATTATCTTGGCCAGGTGGAGTCTTGTCTATTTCTTTGGGTATTTGTTTGCTTTCGGCAGCTTTTACCGAAGCAATTAATATTCATGCAATTCTTGGTGCTTTTATTGCCGGTATTGCCTTTGGTGATAGTGTTCATTTGCGTGAACAAGCGCGAGAAATCATTCACCAATTCGTTACGAATTTCTTTGCCCCACTGTTTTTTGTTTCTATTGGATTGAAAGTAAACTTTATTGAAAACTTTGATTTGCCAATTGTATTGATTGTTTTGGTTCTGGCATTTGTTGGAAAAGTGGTTGGAGCTACTTTGGGAGCACGTTTGGGTGGAATGAGTAAAAATCATTCACTGGCAGTAGGTTTTGGGATGAATGCTCGTGGTGCAATGGAAATCATTTTGGGAACGTTAGCCTTGAATGCCGGATTAATTTCAAAGCCAATTTTTGTTGCTCTTGTTATTATGGCGCTGGTTACGAGTTTGACAAGCGGACCATTAATGAAAAAATTTATAGATTAA
- a CDS encoding universal stress protein, producing MNFKMDLSKLKKRPSYPFETIAVAISFSPRCQPILAEAKRLSDVLGAALLLLHIGEKTAEKEQELDEMMAEIGVNPNHSRVIWMEGDPVDTILKLCKLNIVDLLVLGALEKENILKFYLGSIARNISRKAKCSVLLLTNPTSEPLKFKKIIVNGVENPKTVHTINTSIYLAKNLKVKDITIVNEVDVSGLAMAIADNSTAPQAKEIKKHIAEESEETLQTIIEKCDVGDIKITDKSIKGKPGYAISKYAKDKKADLLVINSPDTHLNVFDRIFTHDIEYILADLPCNLLIVHSRV from the coding sequence ATGAACTTTAAAATGGATTTAAGCAAATTAAAAAAACGACCTTCCTATCCTTTTGAAACAATAGCTGTTGCTATTTCATTTTCACCCCGTTGCCAGCCTATCTTAGCAGAAGCGAAGCGTCTTTCCGATGTATTGGGTGCCGCATTGTTATTGTTGCACATTGGAGAAAAAACCGCTGAAAAAGAGCAAGAACTGGATGAAATGATGGCTGAAATAGGTGTAAATCCGAATCATTCTCGTGTTATTTGGATGGAGGGTGATCCGGTAGACACCATTTTAAAATTATGCAAACTCAATATTGTTGATTTGCTCGTTTTGGGCGCATTAGAAAAAGAGAATATTTTGAAGTTTTATTTGGGTTCCATTGCTCGAAACATTAGCAGAAAAGCAAAATGTTCGGTATTGTTACTTACCAATCCGACCAGTGAGCCTTTGAAGTTTAAAAAGATCATTGTGAATGGAGTGGAAAATCCTAAAACAGTTCACACAATCAATACCTCCATTTATTTAGCGAAAAATTTAAAAGTAAAAGATATTACTATTGTTAATGAAGTAGATGTATCAGGTTTGGCGATGGCTATTGCAGATAATAGCACTGCTCCGCAAGCAAAAGAAATTAAAAAACATATTGCAGAGGAGTCAGAAGAAACACTTCAAACAATTATTGAGAAATGTGATGTTGGTGATATAAAAATTACTGATAAGAGCATAAAAGGAAAACCTGGTTATGCGATAAGTAAATATGCAAAAGATAAAAAAGCAGATTTACTTGTTATCAATTCGCCTGATACACATCTAAATGTATTCGATCGGATTTTTACCCATGATATTGAATATATTTTGGCCGATTTACCATGTAATCTCTTAATTGTGCATTCACGCGTATAG
- a CDS encoding tRNA-(ms[2]io[6]A)-hydroxylase — MLGLKLPTDPRWVNIVESNIDEILTDHAWCEQKAATNALSLIINNPNYPELVSALLEIVKEEVAHFEMVHNLILSRGKVLGIERRDNYVNELYKFMQKGGSRKSSLVDRLLFSAMIEARSCERFRVLSENIKDPELAKFYRELMISEAGHYTTFIGFARKYGDDIDIDKRWQDWLEYEASIINSYGKDSTVHG, encoded by the coding sequence ATGTTAGGATTAAAATTACCGACCGACCCGCGTTGGGTCAATATTGTAGAATCGAATATCGATGAAATATTAACTGATCATGCATGGTGTGAACAAAAAGCAGCTACCAATGCCTTGTCGTTAATTATCAATAATCCAAACTACCCTGAATTGGTTTCTGCACTTTTGGAAATCGTTAAAGAAGAAGTAGCGCATTTTGAAATGGTTCACAATCTGATTCTTTCCCGTGGAAAAGTTTTGGGTATCGAACGCAGAGATAATTATGTCAATGAATTGTATAAGTTCATGCAAAAAGGTGGAAGTAGAAAATCATCGTTGGTGGATCGTTTGCTTTTTTCTGCAATGATTGAAGCTCGAAGCTGTGAGCGTTTTAGAGTCCTTTCCGAAAACATCAAAGATCCTGAATTGGCAAAATTTTATCGCGAGTTAATGATTTCCGAAGCTGGACATTATACTACATTTATTGGTTTTGCTAGAAAGTATGGTGATGATATTGATATCGATAAACGTTGGCAAGATTGGCTGGAGTACGAAGCATCTATCATTAATAGCTACGGAAAAGATTCTACCGTTCATGGGTAA
- a CDS encoding acyl-CoA thioesterase produces MSEHPYRHKTPIQIRFKDIDKLGHVNNANHVTYFELARVDYFDALAADNIKIDWVNEGVILAKIEMEYKQPILLEDKVFVYTWVSKMGTKSFDMSCSIVKVENGIEIELAKGLAIIVCFNYKTNQTILIPEKWKAKMIG; encoded by the coding sequence ATGAGCGAACATCCATACAGACACAAAACACCAATTCAAATACGCTTTAAGGACATCGACAAATTAGGGCATGTGAACAACGCCAATCATGTTACTTATTTTGAGTTAGCCCGTGTTGATTATTTTGATGCGCTTGCTGCCGACAACATTAAAATCGATTGGGTGAATGAAGGTGTTATTCTTGCAAAAATTGAAATGGAATACAAACAACCTATTTTATTGGAAGATAAAGTTTTTGTGTACACCTGGGTTTCGAAGATGGGTACAAAAAGTTTTGACATGAGCTGCTCCATTGTAAAAGTAGAGAATGGGATTGAAATCGAATTAGCAAAAGGCTTAGCGATAATTGTTTGTTTCAACTACAAAACCAATCAAACGATTTTAATTCCTGAAAAATGGAAAGCGAAGATGATTGGATAG
- a CDS encoding class I SAM-dependent methyltransferase, which translates to MWYDSLLEKNKVPDFLIRIGIRKLLKQRLIEEKKATVELQQDHLMQLITELKNSPIAINTAEANEQHYEVPTEFYQYCLGKNLKYSSGYWKEGVTDIDSSENDMLEITCNRAELKDGQDILELGCGWGSLSLFMAKKYPRSNFTVVSNSRTQKLHIDEQAKQRGISNLTVLTVNINDFTIDKKFDRVVSVEMFEHMRNYQLLMKKVADSLKPDGKLFVHIFTHKEFAYKFEVIDETDWMSKYFFTGGIMPSDDLLLYFNEHLSIQQHWHVSGMHYSKTSEAWLQNMDKHKSEIMPLFEKTYGKDQAVKWWVYWRIFYMACAELWGYNNGEEWIVSHYLFSKK; encoded by the coding sequence ATGTGGTACGACTCACTATTAGAAAAAAATAAAGTTCCTGATTTCTTAATTCGAATCGGGATTCGCAAATTGTTAAAGCAACGGTTGATTGAAGAAAAAAAAGCAACGGTTGAATTGCAACAAGACCATCTGATGCAACTCATCACTGAGCTAAAAAACTCACCAATCGCAATCAATACTGCAGAAGCCAATGAACAACATTACGAAGTCCCCACAGAATTTTATCAGTATTGTTTAGGCAAAAACTTAAAATACAGTAGTGGCTATTGGAAGGAAGGTGTTACCGATATTGATTCCTCCGAAAACGACATGCTCGAAATAACTTGTAACCGAGCGGAATTAAAAGATGGACAAGATATTTTGGAACTTGGATGCGGTTGGGGATCACTCTCTTTATTCATGGCAAAAAAATATCCCAGAAGTAATTTTACCGTGGTTTCCAATTCACGCACACAAAAACTTCACATCGATGAACAAGCCAAGCAACGAGGGATAAGTAATTTAACAGTACTTACTGTAAATATCAACGATTTTACCATTGATAAAAAATTCGATCGCGTTGTGTCAGTTGAAATGTTTGAGCACATGCGCAACTATCAACTGCTAATGAAAAAAGTAGCCGACAGCTTAAAACCTGATGGTAAATTATTCGTTCATATTTTTACACATAAAGAATTCGCTTATAAATTTGAAGTGATTGATGAAACAGATTGGATGAGCAAGTATTTTTTTACAGGTGGCATCATGCCCAGCGATGATTTACTTTTATATTTCAACGAACACCTCTCCATTCAGCAACATTGGCATGTAAGCGGAATGCATTACAGCAAAACATCTGAAGCATGGCTTCAAAACATGGACAAACACAAATCGGAAATCATGCCTTTGTTTGAAAAAACATACGGCAAAGACCAAGCTGTTAAATGGTGGGTATATTGGAGAATTTTCTACATGGCTTGTGCCGAATTGTGGGGTTATAACAACGGAGAAGAATGGATAGTAAGTCATTACTTGTTTTCAAAAAAATAA
- a CDS encoding acyl-CoA desaturase, which yields MPIFLFFIAHWFLSLFCQTFFLHRYSSHKMFTMKPFWEKFFYLFTFITQGSSFLNPRAYAILHRMHHAYSDTEKDPHSPHFFKDVWHMTMQTKDIYLQYAKYGAEPEKAFRGDYPVWKALDWFSDLWLVRLSFVALYILFYVQFATSWWMFLLLPIHFLMGPIHGAIVNWCGHKYGYSNYDNKDHSKNSLPIDFLMMGELFQNNHHKSPNSLNFAKKWYEFDPTFPVILALNKIGIIKIRKI from the coding sequence ATGCCTATATTTTTATTTTTTATTGCTCATTGGTTTCTTTCATTATTTTGTCAGACATTTTTTTTGCACCGCTATTCTTCTCATAAAATGTTCACCATGAAACCATTTTGGGAAAAATTCTTTTACCTGTTTACATTCATAACTCAGGGTTCCTCTTTTTTAAACCCACGTGCATACGCCATTCTTCACCGCATGCACCACGCTTACAGTGATACTGAAAAAGATCCACACTCCCCGCACTTTTTTAAAGATGTATGGCACATGACCATGCAAACAAAAGACATCTATCTGCAATATGCGAAGTACGGTGCTGAGCCAGAAAAAGCCTTCAGAGGCGACTACCCTGTTTGGAAAGCGTTGGATTGGTTCAGTGATTTATGGCTCGTTCGATTGTCGTTTGTTGCTTTGTACATTTTATTTTATGTGCAATTTGCTACTTCTTGGTGGATGTTCTTGCTATTACCCATTCACTTTTTAATGGGTCCTATCCATGGTGCGATTGTAAATTGGTGTGGTCATAAATACGGATATTCGAATTACGACAATAAAGATCATAGCAAAAACAGTTTGCCTATCGACTTTTTAATGATGGGTGAATTGTTCCAAAACAATCACCACAAAAGCCCTAATAGCCTGAATTTTGCAAAAAAATGGTATGAGTTTGACCCAACATTTCCTGTAATATTGGCACTTAACAAAATAGGAATCATCAAAATTCGAAAAATATGA
- a CDS encoding glycosyltransferase family 4 protein: MNGSAPRKILFLSPYPFDKAPSQRLKYEQYYPFFEKAGFEITTSSFVDEKFWKIIYNEGNFLLKAIYTLIGYCRRLKDLILIRKYDVVYVHLWVTPLGATFFEWLFVLFAKKMVYDIDDLIFLGHTSDANKKSKFLKGKAKAIYLMKKADHVITCTPMLDEFVRKYNAHTTDISSTINTDTYLPKTNYELKQKVVLGWSGSHSTSKFLHLLDAVLLDLKNELDFELLVIGDSDFKIDGLRITAIDWKAATEVEELSKIDIGLYPLPDEPWVYGKSGLKALQYMALGIPTIATAIGANFRVISSEENGLLVKTDAEWKAAILRLVKDKMFRERIGKQGRMHVENNFSLHANKDKYLEILTKVIS; this comes from the coding sequence ATGAACGGAAGTGCTCCCAGAAAAATTCTTTTCTTATCACCTTATCCATTCGATAAAGCTCCCAGTCAGCGATTGAAGTACGAACAATATTATCCTTTTTTTGAAAAAGCCGGATTTGAAATCACAACCAGTTCTTTTGTGGATGAAAAATTTTGGAAAATTATTTATAACGAAGGAAATTTTCTACTTAAAGCGATTTATACATTAATTGGTTATTGCAGGCGCTTAAAAGATTTAATTTTAATTAGAAAGTACGATGTCGTTTATGTGCATTTGTGGGTAACTCCATTGGGTGCTACTTTTTTTGAATGGTTGTTTGTGTTGTTTGCTAAAAAAATGGTGTACGACATAGATGATTTAATATTTTTGGGGCATACCAGCGATGCGAATAAAAAGTCAAAATTTTTAAAAGGGAAAGCAAAAGCAATTTATTTAATGAAAAAGGCTGATCATGTGATAACCTGCACGCCTATGCTGGATGAATTTGTGAGAAAATACAATGCGCATACCACCGACATATCTTCAACAATTAATACAGATACCTATCTTCCAAAAACGAATTATGAATTAAAACAAAAAGTGGTTTTGGGATGGAGTGGGAGTCATAGTACTTCCAAGTTTTTACATTTGTTAGATGCTGTTTTGTTGGATTTGAAAAATGAACTCGACTTTGAACTGCTAGTTATCGGTGATTCGGATTTTAAAATCGATGGTTTACGTATAACGGCTATTGATTGGAAAGCGGCAACCGAAGTGGAGGAGTTGAGTAAAATTGATATTGGTTTGTATCCCTTGCCGGACGAACCTTGGGTATATGGTAAAAGCGGACTAAAAGCATTGCAATACATGGCATTGGGAATTCCAACGATTGCAACCGCTATTGGGGCCAATTTTAGAGTGATTTCTTCAGAGGAAAACGGACTGTTAGTAAAAACGGATGCCGAGTGGAAAGCCGCCATTTTAAGGCTGGTAAAGGATAAAATGTTCCGCGAACGAATAGGTAAACAGGGTAGGATGCATGTTGAAAATAATTTTTCTTTACACGCCAATAAGGATAAGTATCTCGAGATATTAACAAAGGTGATTTCGTAA
- a CDS encoding polysaccharide biosynthesis protein translates to MKLIDLLFQRNMPRWIIFFIDMGICLFSLILAYLVRFNFAIPKVEIEAFPFVFGIVLCVRASSFYFSKTYQGIVKYTSSKDAQRIFIVLSIGSIIFVGINAIFYFSVNKTFPIPFSIIIIDYMATTFLMISLRVMFKALYLELTNPNKEKRSVIIFGAGESGIITKRTLDRDAGTKYKVLGFIDDDVKKQGKKLEGSTIYGIKQLDQLLAENDVSNLIISVQNLAPAKKQQIVDICLNHNTKVLNVPPVTDWINGELSFRQIKKVQIEELLERDPIQLDKDNIQKQLSGKTILVTGAAGSIGSEIVRQVIRFHPKKIILLDQAESPLYEMEMELFDKYKEQSYEIVMGDIRNKERMENVFKTFQPQIVFHAAAYKHVPMMENNPSESIFTNVSGTKNLADLSVQYHAEKFVMISTDKAVNPTNVMGASKRIAEIYAQSLGKKSTTKFITTRFGNVLGSNGSVIPRFRQQIENGGPVTITHPDITRFFMTIPEACQLVLEAGAMGSGGEIFLFDMGDSVKILDLAKKMIKLSGLTLDKDIRIIYTGLRPGEKLYEELLADQENTIATHHKQILIAKVKEYDFEHVSASISELIDLFSKQNNQSIVKKMKELVPEFKSNNSIYEKLD, encoded by the coding sequence ATGAAGTTAATCGACTTATTATTTCAACGCAATATGCCTCGGTGGATCATCTTTTTCATCGATATGGGTATTTGCCTTTTTTCATTGATTTTGGCTTACTTGGTAAGATTTAATTTTGCCATTCCCAAAGTTGAAATTGAAGCGTTTCCTTTTGTTTTTGGAATTGTTTTATGTGTTAGGGCTAGCAGTTTCTACTTCTCAAAAACCTACCAAGGCATTGTAAAATATACCAGTTCCAAAGATGCCCAACGTATTTTTATTGTTTTAAGTATTGGCAGTATCATCTTTGTTGGAATCAATGCCATCTTTTATTTTTCGGTGAATAAAACCTTTCCGATTCCTTTTTCCATCATCATTATTGATTATATGGCCACCACTTTTCTGATGATCAGCTTAAGAGTGATGTTCAAAGCTTTGTACCTAGAATTAACAAACCCCAATAAAGAAAAGCGGAGTGTTATTATTTTCGGTGCCGGAGAATCGGGAATCATAACAAAGCGTACCCTCGACAGAGATGCCGGGACAAAGTACAAAGTACTCGGATTTATTGATGATGATGTAAAAAAACAAGGAAAAAAACTCGAAGGATCCACCATCTATGGAATCAAACAACTGGATCAGCTATTGGCTGAAAATGATGTTTCTAATTTGATTATTTCGGTTCAAAACCTAGCTCCTGCAAAGAAGCAGCAGATTGTTGACATCTGCTTAAATCACAATACCAAAGTATTGAATGTACCCCCTGTTACCGATTGGATTAATGGCGAATTAAGCTTCCGACAAATTAAAAAAGTTCAAATTGAAGAATTGTTGGAGCGCGACCCCATCCAATTGGATAAGGACAATATTCAAAAACAATTGTCGGGAAAAACAATTTTGGTTACCGGTGCAGCCGGAAGTATTGGTAGCGAAATTGTTCGACAAGTCATTCGTTTCCATCCTAAAAAAATCATTTTACTTGACCAAGCCGAATCTCCGTTGTATGAGATGGAGATGGAATTGTTTGATAAATACAAAGAGCAATCATACGAAATTGTGATGGGAGATATCCGCAATAAAGAACGGATGGAAAATGTATTCAAAACATTTCAGCCTCAGATTGTATTTCATGCTGCAGCCTACAAACATGTTCCGATGATGGAAAACAATCCATCGGAATCAATATTTACAAATGTATCCGGCACAAAAAACTTAGCCGACTTATCTGTTCAATATCATGCAGAAAAATTTGTAATGATTTCAACAGACAAGGCTGTAAATCCGACTAATGTAATGGGTGCAAGCAAGCGCATTGCTGAAATTTATGCCCAATCATTAGGAAAAAAATCAACCACCAAATTTATCACCACCCGTTTCGGAAACGTTTTGGGTTCAAACGGCTCGGTAATCCCACGCTTTCGTCAACAAATTGAAAATGGCGGTCCGGTTACGATTACACATCCTGACATTACCCGTTTCTTTATGACCATCCCGGAAGCCTGTCAATTGGTTTTAGAAGCTGGAGCAATGGGAAGCGGAGGAGAAATTTTCCTCTTCGACATGGGCGATTCTGTAAAAATTTTAGACCTAGCAAAGAAGATGATTAAACTTTCAGGGCTAACATTAGACAAGGATATTCGTATTATTTATACTGGGCTGCGACCGGGAGAAAAATTATACGAGGAGTTATTAGCCGACCAAGAAAACACCATCGCGACACATCATAAACAAATATTAATTGCAAAAGTTAAAGAATACGATTTTGAACATGTATCTGCTTCCATCTCTGAGCTAATTGATTTATTTAGCAAACAAAACAACCAATCTATTGTTAAAAAGATGAAAGAGCTGGTACCTGAATTTAAAAGCAATAATTCGATTTACGAAAAATTAGATTGA